In Musa acuminata AAA Group cultivar baxijiao chromosome BXJ3-11, Cavendish_Baxijiao_AAA, whole genome shotgun sequence, one DNA window encodes the following:
- the LOC135652707 gene encoding pentatricopeptide repeat-containing protein At4g20090-like: MLSSNLSRPSAASKLRRALSSAPAAGRGGCDSDGNENDFDASASDSGPPLADEIFRSARRTGGYTQGDATYLALARAYADREPPNLPALRGLLARMRRERPRPFSERVFIPILRALGRAGRPLAAVRLFHRLLPSFGCSPSARSLNSALSALLSAPGGHHDHRLALSFFSSAVRRHPSLAPNLLTFNLLLKSLCRSGDLPGAIHLLRHLPLRGLRPDAYSYSTLIAALAAAGHLTDALALLDEMLLDGVPPAAPAFNAVIAALCRSGDLPRATNLVRYMLLKGCPPSLPTYNTVLHALCRHGRLAAAFRLLDRMARDGLAPNEVTCGAIVHGLVELGRPSDAHQVAEQMEQRGVRPNEFVYSALVTGFFRCGDVDQAARVWEAMASKGVRPNAVLFTALIDGLCRHGRMEAAEEAFAKMTVEGCSPNVVTFSAMMRGHFKSGNVERALETWKEMVGCGCEPNAISYSVLINGMCEAGRLKDGMMVWKHMLGRGCAPDVVAYTSMIKGLCGAGMADGGMRLLNDMLAGGDADPDAVTYNVLFDGLLKEGNVGWAMDLLGRMLDRGCDPDPVTCDIFLKALLVEGGEDGGKGREFMDGLVVRLIKRGRVGGAGKMVVVMLGKFLVPEMATWDLVLRGVFKRKKVVDGIGKCWEEMWKM, translated from the coding sequence ATGCTATCCAGCAATCTCTCACGGCCCTCTGCTGCCAGCAAGCTCCGCCGAGCCCTCTCCTCCGCCCCTGCCGCTGGCCGAGGCGGATGCGACTCCGATGGAAACGAAAACGACTTCGACGCCAGCGCAAGCGACTCCGGCCCGCCCCTCGCCGACGAGATCTTCCGCTCCGCCCGACGCACCGGCGGCTACACCCAGGGCGATGCCACATACCTCGCCCTCGCCCGTGCCTATGCCGACCGCGAGCCCCCGAACCTCCCCGCCCTCCGCGGCCTCCTCGCCCGAATGCGCCGCGAGCGGCCCCGGCCCTTCTCCGAGCGCGTCTTCATCCCCATCCTCCGCGCTCTGGGACGCGCCGGCCGCCCCCTCGCTGCCGTCCGTCTCTTCCACCGCCTGCTCCCCTCTTTCGGCTGCTCTCCCTCCGCTCGCTCCCTCAACTCAGCCCTCTCCGCGCTCCTCTCCGCCCCCGGCGGCCACCACGACCACCGCCTCGCactttccttcttctcctccgctgTCCGTCGCCACCCCTCCCTTGCTCCCAACCTCCTTACCTTCAATCTCCTCCTCAAGTCCCTCTGCCGCTCCGGCGACCTCCCCGGCGCCATTCACCTCCTCCGTCACCTTCCACTACGTGGCCTCCGCCCCGACGCCTACTCCTACTCCACCCTCATCGCTGCCCTTGCCGCCGCCGGCCACCTCACCGACGCCCTCGCCCTTCTCGACGAGATGCTCCTCGACGGTGTCCCCCCCGCCGCCCCGGCCTTCAACGCCGTCATCGCTGCCCTCTGCCGCTCTGGCGACCTTCCCCGCGCCACAAACCTTGTCCGCTACATGCTCCTCAAGGGCTGCCCCCCGTCCCTCCCCACCTACAACACCGTCCTCCACGCACTCTGCCGTCATGGCCGCCTCGCCGCCGCCTTCCGCCTCCTCGATCGCATGGCCCGCGACGGCCTCGCCCCCAACGAGGTCACCTGCGGCGCCATCGTCCACGGCCTCGTCGAGCTCGGTCGCCCGTCCGACGCCCACCAAGTGGCCGAGCAGATGGAGCAGCGGGGCGTCCGCCCCAACGAATTCGTCTACTCCGCCCTCGTCACCGGCTTCTTCCGCTGCGGCGACGTGGACCAGGCGGCGAGGGTGTGGGAGGCGATGGCGTCCAAGGGGGTGCGGCCCAACGCGGTCCTCTTCACCGCCCTCATCGACGGCCTCTGCCGCCACGGCCGCATGGAGGCCGCAGAGGAGGCGTTCGCCAAAATGACCGTGGAGGGCTGCTCCCCGAACGTGGTGACCTTCAGCGCCATGATGAGGGGCCACTTCAAGTCCGGCAACGTCGAGCGGGCGCTGGAGACTTGGAAGGAGATGGTGGGGTGCGGGTGCGAGCCCAACGCCATCAGCTACAGCGTGCTCATCAACGGCATGTGCGAAGCCGGGAGGCTCAAGGACGGGATGATGGTGTGGAAGCATATGCTGGGCCGCGGGTGCGCCCCGGACGTGGTCGCCTACACCTCCATGATCAAGGGGCTGTGCGGGGCTGGGATGGCCGACGGAGGGATGAGGTTGCTCAACGACATGCTCGCCGGCGGGGACGCAGACCCGGACGCCGTCACCTACAACGTTCTGTTCGACGGGCTGCTGAAGGAGGGCAACGTGGGCTGGGCCATGGACTTGTTGGGCCGGATGTTGGATCGCGGGTGCGACCCGGATCCGGTGACGTGCGACATATTTCTGAAAGCCCTCCTGGTGGAGGGAGGGGAGGACGGGGGAAAGGGGAGGGAGTTTATGGATGGGCTAGTGGTGAGGCTGATTAAGAGGGGGAGGGTGGGCGGCGCTGGGAAAATGGTGGTGGTGATGCTGGGCAAGTTTTTGGTGCCGGAGATGGCCACATGGGATCTGGTGCTGAGAGGGGTTTTCAAGAGGAAAAAGGTGGTGGACGGGATTGGCAAGTGTTGGGAAGAGATGTGGAAGATGTGA
- the LOC135652708 gene encoding uncharacterized protein LOC135652708, translated as MNRRIRSPNAKLSASQIEERHHRFLKPGALARLRDSRISTARSPRSLSHPRLSPPSFPSSASPPAAAHDYGIPFFAARARGPRFPQRKKLAAAKSIFFAPSSPEFNEFFLDAFGTDMVAAH; from the coding sequence ATGAATCGAAGGATTCGGAGCCCAAACGCTAAGCTCTCGGCCTCCCAGATCGAGGAGCGGCACCACCGGTTCCTAAAGCCCGGCGCCCTTGCGCGCCTCCGAGACTCCAGGATCAGCACTGCTAGATCGCCCCGATCCCTCTCCCACCCCCGCCTATCGCCCCCGTCCTTCCCCTCCTCTGCTTCGCCGCCCGCTGCTGCTCACGACTATGGAATTCCTTTCTTTGCCGCTCGGGCCCGCGGCCCGCGGTTCCCGCAGCGGAAGAAGCTCGCCGCCGCCAAGTCGATCTTCTTCGCTCCCTCGAGCCCGGAGTTCAACGAGTTCTTCTTGGACGCCTTCGGCACTGATATGGTTGCTGCTCATTAA